Part of the Xenopus laevis strain J_2021 chromosome 2S, Xenopus_laevis_v10.1, whole genome shotgun sequence genome is shown below.
tattataagttaccgaggagtttcatgaccatataaaaacacgaggccgaaggccgagtgtttttatacaggtcatggaactccgaggtaacttctaatatcctcatattttgcaactgggggtactttatttattataatacacacgtttcagtgaatcatgtgacagaaatgacatcagaactcaccgtttataaggatataatttacaagatattcatagcttttgtgtattatagatagatatagatacagcAGAGTTCTgggaaaatacaaatacaatatgtgGGGAGGTAGAACGTGTGTGTTTGTTCATATTTTCTAAACATATCTGTATAGAGTTGAGAGcaccacatatttatatatttatacagatgcACCTCACAGGCAGGAAGTATTCACAGTCTACAATCTCTATCTCAATCTCAGCTCAGAGCCATTTTGCCTTGTTCCCTGCCCAGTGCCTCAAACTCCCCTCAGCTTCAGTCCCACTGGAGCTACAGTAAAGGCGCGCTCTGTGCCCGCGCGTCGTGCCCGCGCCTGATCTGTGGGTGGGCGGCTCTTCACTCTCTTTACCTCCTGTCAGCAGCCAGCGGCACCCGGTGTAAGTGGTGCAACCCGGCTAAGAACACCCTGACACCGGCCCCTGCCCACAGCTCGGCTCCCATTGTGCTTCCAATTGccgccgcctcctcctcctcagcagcAGCAGAAGGGTCACCCCGGTCTTCCAGGCGCAGGAGAAGATGCAGGGGATAAAGACAACCTGTTCTGTCGCAGCAGCAGCCGCTCTGAGGCGCAACCAGTGATCCGACAGATGAGATCTCAAGGTGAACACTCATTTTCCATTTGTCTCATCCTcactgcatgtatgtgtgtgtgtcacaatcAGCTTTATTTCTAGACAATGGGACCATTCCCTTCATCCCTACAATGAATCCATAGAATCCTCATTAAGGAGCCACAATAGCAGcacattaaccccccccccccccacccggtgTCAAATGGTTGCTGCCCtcacttgtttattttttatcattttccacaaaaattcctATTCCGTTTTGTTTGAGGGGAAACTGCATGCCGTGATTGTGTTTCGGTGCTTGTGGCATGTCCTTGGCGTGTAGCGTGTGCGAGCATTGCCTGCTGTGCCTCTGCCCCGTGCTTCAGTCATTAAAGACGTGTCTTTCTGTTAAAGAAGGTGAAAATGAATGAAGATCTGCAGGTTAATAGCAGCCGGCCGCCTCCAGAGAACGTCACATCTGCCGTCTCCCCGCTGACTCCTGTGCGAGATTCCGAGCCCGAGTTGGTCGTCAACCCGTGGGATATAGTTCTCTGTATGTCTGGGACCCTCATCTCCTGTGAAAATGCCATTGTGGTGCTTATTATCTTCCATAACCCCAGCCTGCGGGCGCCCATGTTTCTGCTCATTGGCAGCCTGGCCCTGGCAGACCTTTTGGCGGGCATTGGATTGATCGTCAATTTTATCTTTGCTTATCTCCTGCAGTCAGAAGCTGCTAAACTTGTCACAGTCGGACTGATCGAGGCCTCTTTCTGTGCCTCTGTCTGCAGCTTGCTGGCTATTACAGTCGACCGTTACCTCTCTCTCTACTATGCCCTGACCTATAATTCGGACAGGACAGTCACTTTCACCTACGTCATGCTGGTGTTTCTTTGGGGAGGCTCAGCGTGCGTTGGACTGCTGCCCATAATGGGCTGGAACTGCCTTGAGGATGAATCCACGTGCAGTGTTATCAGACCCCTGACTAAGAATAACGCGGCCGCCCTCTCCGTATCCTTCCTGCTCATGTTCGCTCTGATGTTGCAGCTCTACATCCAGATCTGTAAGATTGTCATGAGGCATGCCCACCAGATCGCCTTGCAGCACCACTTCTTGGCCACGTCCCACTATGTCACCACTCGAAAAGGAGTATCCACCCTGGCTATTATTTTGGGGACTTTTGCTGCCTGTTGGATGCCTTTTACCCTTTACTCCTTAATAGCAGATTACACGTACCCTTCCATTTATACCTATGCCACACTTCTGCCAGCGACCTACAACTCAATCATCAACCCCGTCATATATGCTTTTAGGAACCAGGAGATCCAAAAAGCACTGTGGCTTATCTGCTGTGGTTGTGTCCCGTCTAGCGTGGCACAGAGAGTCCGGTCACCTAGTGACGTGTAATAAATGCCTTCATGGGAAGGATCGTGGATGGTGGTTTTATCACCTgcagtatttattttgcaaaaaaagggGGTGAAGATGGAAAAAAGAATCCCTCCGTTTGATGTAAACGCACTTGGACTGGACATAATGGTGCCGAGACCCACCCATTTCGTAAATGGAAGTCAGATTTACTTATTATGTCGCGCAATAGTTATCATTCAAAAAGAGCTAACGTGGTAAATACGATTTTACGATGTCATTTACTCAGGTCTTGAAAATTCTTAAATTGGTTTGATCCTGGAATTTTgttgttgaatttttaaaaaaaaaaataattattgctgGAAAATAGAGAATGGTTTAAGGGTCCCCATTTAAGAGGCATATGGTCACGGGCAGTGTGACTTGCGTTGCACATGGCATACGCATCACTGTTTTTGGATAGAATGTTTATGGAATTGAGACCAGCTCAATGTGTAACGTAAATGCCATTGATTTCCTGGGGGTttgttcctttaagagagaaatTAAGAAAACATTTATGTTTGCAGGGGCCACAGGAGCCCCAATAGGAGGGACGGAAATTGGATATATCCAACCAGCTCCAcctaaaaatcagccctgtacaAATGTAGAGATGGAGCAGGTTTACTGATGCATCAGTTGCTCAAACTTCAGTAGCATAATAGGCATAGTtgtgtgtgccagatgcatcagTCAAACCTGCTGTAacttatatattgtatgtatatttttccaTCTTATATCActagaaaaagcacaaaaaagcaAAGGGAAATTGTACCAGTGATATAAAAACATTGTTCCTAATTTTTAATCTGTTCAAAAAAAGTCTCTGTTGTTGACCTACTTTTTGAATGGATTTTAAAATTCTGACATTTAAGGATTAATTCAGATTCAAGAAGACATATTTGTTAATTGCTGAGTAGAATGTGCCTTTTagatacctttttttttaacgGGAGTGTACCTTTAAATACGGCTGTAGCTGTATCCTGTAGCATAGAGTCCCTGTCCATGCTTGAGTATTAAATACTGATATCTGCTGATCTTCCATATTTCTTAGCCAGTACCTGGGACGCCATGTGAAACTGCCTCTAGCGCTGTCATATGCTATTGATAACGCTTCTCTTAAAATCAAACATTCTGAcaccctcccaaaaaaaaaagaaatcacattaatttgaaaatgaacTGGGTTCTGTCTGAATTCTTTAAAGGAAAGCCTTGCAATAAGTGGCTAATGAAGATGGAAATAAGAGCAGCCACACTGCTATAATATAATTCACGTCTTTGTTAGGCTCCGGGGGATTAAGCTACACCTGCCTTATTTCCGAGGTGGTAATTGGACCTGTGGAATGAAAATAGAAGCTCCTTGGCACAGTAAGGTGTGTGTTATTGTAACTACTTCAATACTGGAAGTTTTCGATCTACAGCTGATTGGGGTTTAAAGCTTTCTAAAACACTGTGCCCCCCCAAACCTGTTATTTGCTCTGCAGTTAATTTGATGCTTGGGGGTAATAATGCTCTTAGGGCTCTATAGGGAAGGATTTAATCTGTAACGATAGCCAAGGTccttttaaaggcacagtttgacCATGGCCCTTGTGGCAGGCAAGCTGCTAACTATGCAGCCCTCATTTATTCTATGAGGGCTGACATGAAAAGAATGATTGTTCCATAAACAACTAAatttggccatagacacacagataatatcgtacaaaatgaattttcgtacgatattcagtgcgtgtatggtgggaaacgagctgaccgatatcggcagaagacttagatatcggtcggctcgtcgaactggctggatggaaaattttgattgggtgcctttgaaacaaacattggccattgttagtgctgaatcttcagatacaggtagaattctattgtttttacctgtatatctgatgattcagctctacacgtgtatagaaacgaatgatctttcttggaaagatcttttccaagacagatcgtaattgttacgtctatggccacttttaatcAAGTAGGAAGAGTAATTGCTGTTTTAAGAAAGCCTGCTCTCTACATACTGTCCTATAATTTGTCATGCAACAGGAATCTGAATAGAAGCAGAATGCATCTACATTTACATCCTAGTACAACAGGCACACGTTTCTCTCACACTCACAGACTAGCACCAGCAGGCTTATATGCATAATGATAATAATCTTGGTCCAGTCCTGTGCCTGGGACATCGGGCCCCCAAAGAGCTTGGAGCTAAAGCTTTCTCCACTCAGCTGTTAATTTGGTGTTTCTGGTCCCCTATCCACTTTGGATACTTACTTGTATTAAGATATTCCTGGCCTGCTGCCCTTCATCTCTTGTTGAAGTGCAGTTTACAGCATCCTGGCCCAATAGTTACCTTAGTGGAATTTGCAAGTAGCAGCTGCCATGGCACTCAGAGGGTGAAGCAGCAATGATCTATCCTTTATTTTCTCGAAACCGTGACTAAAATCTAGTGAGCTTGCAGTAAAGCATGCAGAGATCGCAGCATGCTCTGCTCTTCTGGTGTTTTGTTGTTTAAGAGAAGGTGACTAATGGAGGGTGACAGGTTAATATCACTGGGAAGCAGAcctgcaaaatcgcaggcgtcacatcggatgcgatggaaataaggtaagtaattcaattgtcggatcgtgtcgcagcgttgatgcgacgcgacacaactgtcagatgcaacGCGTCATGATGTGACACTGGCATAACTTACCGTATTTCCGccgcatccgatgtgacgcctgtgattttgcgcagcgcgtcggatcgcggcggaatctgccgtgtagtcctgcccttaaagttcattttgcttgactaatgtgataaaataggattttgaataatttttttgggtgacgattcccctttaaatggtgtTGCATATTTTACCTGTGAGGAGCTCGTATGTCAGAGCCGGAGCCGGCCCCAATGTGAatttgactttccttgtccttaaagggatcctgtcatcagaaaacatgttttttttcaaaacacatctgttaatagtgctactccagcagacttctgcactgaaatccatttctcaaaagagcaaacagatttttttttattcaattttgaaatctgacatggggctagacattttgtcaatttcccagctgcccctggtcatgtgacttgtgcctgcacttcaggagagaaatgctttctggcaggctgctgttttttcttctcaatgtaactgaaggagtctcagtgggacatgggtttttactattgagtgttgttcttagatctaccaggcagctgttatcttgtgttaggagctgctatctggttaccttcccattgttcttttgtttggctgctgggggggatgatatcactccaacttgcagtacagcagtaaagagtgattgaagtttatcagagcacaagtcacatgacttggggcttttgggaaattgacaatatgtctagccccatgtcagatttcgaaattgaatataaaaaa
Proteins encoded:
- the gpr185a.S gene encoding G-protein coupled receptor 12, with the protein product MNEDLQVNSSRPPPENVTSAVSPLTPVRDSEPELVVNPWDIVLCMSGTLISCENAIVVLIIFHNPSLRAPMFLLIGSLALADLLAGIGLIVNFIFAYLLQSEAAKLVTVGLIEASFCASVCSLLAITVDRYLSLYYALTYNSDRTVTFTYVMLVFLWGGSACVGLLPIMGWNCLEDESTCSVIRPLTKNNAAALSVSFLLMFALMLQLYIQICKIVMRHAHQIALQHHFLATSHYVTTRKGVSTLAIILGTFAACWMPFTLYSLIADYTYPSIYTYATLLPATYNSIINPVIYAFRNQEIQKALWLICCGCVPSSVAQRVRSPSDV